Genomic window (Spirosoma sp. KCTC 42546):
CCGCTCCAGTACGTCAATGTATTTGCTTTCGCCCGTGAGCAGGTTCATGCGCTGATTCCAGAATACCATACCTACCGATGCACAGGTTTCGCAGTAAGCCGACTCATTGGGTAAGTCATAGTCTTCCGTAAATCCTTCGTTACGGCCCGAAGAACCGATACCGCCAGTCAAATACATATTTCGGTAAACAACGTCTTCCCAGACCGTTGTCATGGCAGTCAGGTAACCGGGATCGTTGGTAGCTGCGGCTACGTCGGCCGCACCCGTGTACTGGTACATAGCACGCACAGCGTGACCAGTAATTTCTTTCTGCTGCTTTACGGGAACATCATCCTGACAATACTTGGGGTTTTTCCACTGATCCCAAATAACACCCTTACCAAACCCATGACCACGCTGGTCCAGATACCAATCGGCCAGTTTCAGATAGCGATCCTGATGGGTTACGTGGTATAAGCGCATTAGGGCCAGTTCAATTTCCTGGTGCCCACTCACCCAAGGCCGGTTTTTAAGCCGAAATGTCGAATCAATATGATTAGCAAAGCGGATGGCCACATCGAGCAGTTTCCGTTTACCGGTTGTATTGTAGTACGCAACAGCCGCTTCAATCAAGTGACCAGCGCAATAATCCTCGTGCTTTTCCATATCGGTCCAGCGTTTGTCTAAGCCCGTCAGCGTATAGTATGTGTTGAGATAACCATCAGGCAATTGGGCTGCGGCAATCTTGTCAATCCATTCATCGGCTTTCTGTTGAACGGCTGCATCGGGGTGATTTTTAAGCGAGTACGCCATGGCTTCAATGGCCTTGTATACGTCGCTATCGTCATAGTAAATGCCCTCGTGCTGAATGTCGCCCAGCTTTTCGTTCTGTTTACGGGCCACTTTTTCGAAGTTGCGGATACGACCCGTTTTTTCTTCCGTCTGCACAATACAGGCGCGTAGGGTTGCCGTAGCCACTTTGTCTAGCTTAGGCTTCCAGAATTGATCCGTAATATTCACCTGAGCAAACCCAACCGGCTCAAATCGTTGAACAAGCAGTTGAGCGTGCGTGGCTATTGCGGCCGAAATCAGTAAGGCAAGGGAAAGGGTTAACTCCCGTTTGATACATATCATAGTTGTAAAAGCAGTCAGGTACATTCTAAAGCAAGTGCCGACCTGGTTTTACGCAGGTGACCAGTTCCATGACCTACCTACCCACCTGACTTTAGGTCAAAAGGCGCTTCTATGGCTTTATTTCTATAAATTCGAATGCAGAAATAGCCGTGCCATGAAAATTCTGATTATTGAGGATGAAGTCAAAACGGTTCAGAGCATTAAGCAAGGGCTCGAGGAGCACCAATGGGAGGTCGATGTAGCCTATGACGGAACGATGGGGTTTCAGTTGGCCGTCCGGTCAGCGTACGCCCTTATTATATCCGACATTATCCTACCCGGCATGAATGGCCTTGAGCTTTGCCGGAAGCTACGGGAAGCCAATATATCTACCCCTATTTTGATGTTAACAGCCCTAGGCACTACAGACGATAAAATTGTAGGGCTCGATGCAGGCGCGGATGATTACCTGATCAAACCCTTTGAGTTTCGGGAGCTTATGGCGCGAGTCAGGGCACTGACCCGCCGGAGTAACGGGTTGATTCCAACCGCCAACCTGCTAAAAATTGCGGATTTAGAACTCGATCCGGATGCCAAAAAGGTGATGCGGGCGGGCAAAGAAATTTCGCTGACAGCCAAAGAATTTCAACTGCTGGAGTACTTCCTGCGGCATCAGGGACGGGTAATTTCTAAGGTTGAATTGGCGGAGAAACTCTGGGACCTGACGTTCGATACCGGCACGAATATCATTGAAGTGTATATCAATTTCCTGCGCAAAAAGATAGACAAAGACTTCGATCCTAAATTGCTCCATACACAGATTGGTATGGGGTATGTTGTAAAGTTATTGTCGTAATGATAAACATCCGCACTCGGCTCACTTACCAATTTGTCTTTCTGGTAACGCTTATTCTCCTGTTTTTCTCGCTTGGTGTTTATTTTTTCAGTCAGCTTTATCTGGAAAAACGGTTTTTCAAGCGCCTTCAGGATCGCGCTATTACCACCACAACCCTCCTGTTTGATTTAAAGCAAACCGATAGCACCGTTTTGCGGCTCATCGATGCATCGGGGAAAGAGCCGTTGCTCAATGAGAATATTTCGGTTTACAATGAAAAGACCAAAGAAGTCCTGTTTTCCACCAACCCGGCCAATACCAGTTTCCACGAGCAATTCATCCCGCAACTCGATTCGACTTCGCAGACGCTGTATCTACACAAAAATGAGTATCAGATCGTAGCCATTCACCTAACCAATGGAAAAGACAGTAATTGGGTGATTGTGAGCGGCATTGATCAGACTGGCCGAGAAGCACTGGATGACCTGAAGAAGATATTGATGATCATGATTCTGGCCGCTATTCTTTTGCTTGGCATTTCGGGCTGGCTTTTTGCCGACCGGGCTCTGGCTCCCATGTCGGGCATTATCAGACAGGTCAAGACCTTTTTCCCCGCGAACGTGGAGAAGCGGGTAGAGCACCCGAATCGATCTGATGAAATTGGGCTTTTGGTGGCTACCTTCAATCAGTTACTCGACCGAATTGAGCAGGCGTTGAACACCCAGAAAATGTTTATTGCCAATGTATCGCACGAGTTAAAAAATCCGCTCACTAAGATCAATTCGCAGATTGATGTGGCGCTCATTCAGAAACGCAATCCGGAGGTATATGAACGAACGCTGCAATCACTTCAGGAGGATACCCGCAACCTGACCCAACTTACCAATACACTGCTGGAACTGGCGAATACATCCATTCAGAGCAATACCATGCTATTTGAGCCAGTTCGGATGGATGAACTACTCTGGGAAACAAAAACGCAGTTGCAGCAGTGGCACGATGATTACGTAATCCAGCTTACGTTTACTGATTTTCCGGACGACGAAGAGGCTCTGATCACCCACGGCAACAGGCCCTCACTTAAGGTATTGCTGATGAATCTTATGGATAACGCCTGTAAGTTTTCCCCGACAAAAACAGCTACCGCCGATTTTCGATCCACAGGGGGTAACATAACAATAACCGTTTTCAATGAGGGTGCTCAGATTCCAACAGCCGATTTACCATTTATTTTTCAGCCTTTCTTTCGGAGCAATGCCACTGCACTGTCGAGCAAAGGACATGGCGTTGGGTTAGCCATTGTGTCGCAGATTATCCAGCTCCACAAAGGCGACATTGCGGTACGCTCTACACCCCAGGGTACTACATTTGTGCTGACGCTGTCTAGTAATTGACCTATTTTAATGCTAATCTTATAGAGGTCTCACGTTCTCGCTTGGCTTCGCCGAGTGATGGCTATTTTTTTAACGGCCTCTGGCCGGAGGATAGAAAATCAAAAACGGGCCAGAGGCCCTTGAAGGAATAGTCCTCACTCGGCGAAGCCAAGCGAGAACGTGTGTCAAAAACCCAATCAATGCCTGTATATCATTCATACGGAACCCCTGAAAGGTGCCCCTATTTTAAGGTAAATTTAAGGTTAGATTAAGTCCTGATTAAGTTCGGTTTCGTTGCTTTGCAGATGACCAACTCAACCAGGAGCATGGAATCAGAAGCCACAAGTAATCAGCAGGGAGCCCTGAACATGACAATCGGAGCTTTAGCCGGTATACTGGCCCTGCTAGCCTACCTGTTTATTGGCTCCCGCAATGAAACCTTAGAAGTCCAAAAGCTACTGACGTCTAAAGTAGAGCAATTTGCCTCTACGCAGGTTAAGCTCGATTCAATTTCAACGGTACTGGATGCGAAGATTAGCGAAGTCCGTCGGCTTGGGGGCAACCTTACCGAGCTGGAGCGCATTAAGCGGCAGCTTGAGAATGACAAGAAGAAGTTAAAATACGACCTTACTTTCTCGATTCAGAAGTACAGTTTGAAAATCCGGGATTACACTAATTTCCTGAAACTCCACGAGAGCGATATCCATAAGCTAAAAGTCGAAAATGGGTCATTATTAAGCCGAACCCGTGCTCTTGAGGAGGAAAAGGAGAGCATCCTCAGCGAAAACGAAGGGTTAAAGAACGAAAAGGCAGCATTAGCCAAAACGGTGATTGACTACTCCGTCCAGAATGCCAACCTGCAGAATCAAGTGACGCTGGCTTCGGCCATGAAGGCGATCAATGTGGAGGTAACTGCGCTGGCGGACAATGGAAAAGAACGCCGGGGAGGCACCTACAAGGCCTCGCGTATTGATCGGCTGAAAATAACGTTCATCATGCCGTCGAATCCTGTAGCGGAAACAACTAATAAAGATATCTACCTACGCATACTGGATAGCAACGGAGCCGTTGTCAGCGAAAACGGGATTGGTGGCGTCATGTTGTTCAATGGGCATGAGCTTGGCTATAGTGCCCGGCAAACAGTACCCTTTGAGAATAACGACCAGCGGGTTGATCTCTTTTTTCGCCGGGATATTTCTTATAAACCAGGTACTTATACCGTCGAGTTATACGCAGAAGGCTTCCGAATCGGTGATAGCCGTTTCGATGTAAAGTAACCCACAAGCCTTTCCGGCTCGTATTATTTACCTCACTACTCAAGTTATGGAAACTCTATACAAATTTTCAGGCTCTCTATCGCCGGCCTTGCAGCGTTTAGGAGAAATGCTGCGCGACGGAGGCCGATGGCTGCTTGATAAATACCGCCAGTTCCCAATTGCTTACACAACCCTCAGCTATCTGTTTTTCACGATGGCGTTTAGCTACTACCCGGTAGATGGCCATTGGCTGACAGGTTTTGTGATGATGACTTTACCACTGGCCATTCCCTGCGGTTTAGCAGCCTGTATTTACCTGTTCTATAAGCAACAGAAGGGGATTGCGTCTGCCGGGCTGATCTGGGTTTTATTTTCGTTTGTGGTTGTAAAACGACTATTGGGCGTAAGTCCCGGCGATATGGATATCTGTCAGATGGAGAGCCTTAAAGTGCTGAGTTTCAATAGTGAAACGTTTCCCCTTAGCGCAGCTAACGGCTTCGATGCCTCCCCTCTACAAGCCGACATTGCCTGTTTTCAGGAATATTCGCCCAATGCACAGATCGAAGACCAATACACCACCAAATTTGAAAAGCTGACCTGTTTCGATAAGGGCCGGGAAATAGGGCTGGCTTTATTTTCCAAATACCCGATTGTGAATCAGTACGGTCGTATCTGGAACCGAACCTTGGGGCCAGATATTAATGGTTTTCTCTGTGCCGACATCGCGTACGGAGCCGATACGATTCGGGTGGTAAACGTACATTTATGGTCGATGGGCGTGCGAACGAATGAAGCCGTAAGCGCCTTGAAGGCAGGTAAATTAGGTACATTTTGTGCAGCCCTATCGGATACTTTTCACAAGCTGAAAGAAGGATTTGAACATCGGAATGAACAACTAAAGGAGGTAGAATCGTACGTAGTGGGCAGCCGCTATCCGGTCATTATTTGCGGAGATTTTAATGAAACACCCATTAGTTATTCGTATGGAAAACTTAGTCAAAACTTCCGAAATGCGTTTGAGGAAGCGGGACAGGGCCTTGGCTTTACCCTTAACCGGCACCCCTATTGTGTACGAATCGATCAGCAGTTTGTGAGTAGTGACTGGCATATTAAAACCTGCCAAACCCTTTCGGGCATTTCCTTCTCCGACCACTTCCCCGTAGTAGCACAGTACGTGCTCAAAAAGTCGTTAAGTAACCCACCCGATATACTGACACAGCGTAGGCAGCTCGGTCATGCCATGGCCAGCAACTGAGCGTATTTGCGCTGAAACGCCAGAAATCATCAGTAAATGGTTCGTTAGCGCCCCTTTTCGAGGGGTATTAATGAATTATATACGATGAAGAATTTAGTCCTGCTCATAGTCCTCATTGGTTTAACCAGCTCAGTTACCCACAAAGACCTTACCTGGACGGCCATTGGGGACTCGATCACCTATTTAAATGAGCATCTGGACGAAACCGGCAACCGAATTACCAAAGGATACATGACCCGAGTCGTTGAGCGACTGCCTTATATCCATTATACCAACCAGGGGCATAATGGGTGGACCTCAGGCGGCATTGCAAATTCAATTGACAAATTAGGACTAACCAAAGCCGATATCTACTCCGTCTTTCTGGGTACCAATGACTGGTGGGCAGGCCGTCCGTTAGGTCGTCTGGAGGATTATCAACGCAACACGGGTAACGGTACGGTGTACGGTTCGTTCCGCATTATTGTCAACAAGCTTCGTAGCCTAAACCCTCAGGCCCCGATCATTTTAATCACCCCGATGCAGCGGGTGGATTTTGTCTATCTGGCAAATTTCAAAAACAATGCATATGGATCATACAAAGCCAAAAATGGCCAATACCTCGAAGCGTTTGCCAATGCCATTGACTCAATAGGCCGCTTCGAGCATTTGCCTGTTGTTGATCTCTACCATATGAGTGGCCTGCAAGCGAAGAAGTTAGTGAAGTACAAGCGGCTGAAAGATCCCCAAAGTGGTACATACACCAATTATGCCTATCCTAAATTCATTGACATACCGTTTAACCCCGAAACGGATGAGTACCCCTACCCTACCGGAGCCATTGATAAGACCTATGATGGCTTACACCCCTCCGATAAAGGGTATGCGCTGATTAGCAATCGGCTGATAAAGGTTATCAAACAATATTGAGGCTCCTAGCTTAAATCTACTAAATTCTAGTTTAGCAACTCACTATCGATCTACACCCGTCTTCGGAAGGCCCGCCTGGTTTTCGGGCATGGCCATTGGCTGGGTATACGCGTGTTTGATCGCCGGGAAGTCCTGCCGAATCGAGTTGTGGATGCGCACAATGGCTTTATTGATTGCATCCGTTGTTAAATCAGGCTGAAAGACCACGCCTTGTGCAAGCGTAATCTCTTCCGGACCCAGGTAGATAGTGGCTATCTGGATTGCTTTCAGAACTGCCGGATCGGCTTCGGTTAGGGCTACCAGTTGATTCGACGTAGCTGCGTCGACGCCTTCGCCCAGCAACAGGCTCTTACTTTCTCGGGCCAATACTACAGCCACTGCCACCAGCAATAGACCAATAAAGATTGACGCCAGGCCATCCAGGTATGGGTTTTTAAAGATATGTCCCAGAAATACACCCAGAAAAGCAATGATCAGCCCTAATACGTCGGAGGCATCTTCAAATAAAACAGTGAAGGTAGCTGAGTCTTTACTGTCTTTTATGGCCGCCCAGAACGGCTGACTTCCGCGCTGGATCGTAAAGGCTCGCCAGGCAGTAATCAGGGAATAGCCATCTAAAACAAACGCAATGCCCAACACAATGTAATTCCAGAAGGGGTCTTCAATCAGTTCTGGATGCTGCATATGGGTTACGCCTTCATAGAACGAAACACCCCCACCCACCGCAAAAATCAGGAGTGCTACTACGTACGACCAAAAATACTGTTCCCGGCCGTAGCCAAAGGGGCGTTTCTGATCGGGTGGTCGCTGACTTCGGCTAATCCCCAACAATAACAGCACTTCGTTTAAGGTATCAACCAGCGAGTGAATACCCTCCGAAAGCATGGCCGAACTGCCTGTTATACTAGCTGCTACGAACTTAGTGGCGGCAATACCCAAATTAGCAGCTAGTGCCGTGTATAATGGTGTTTTAGAGGAAGCCATAGTAGTGAAACTGAACCTGGTTCCAGATGTTCGAACCCCAAACTACTTCTTTTTATGGACAATGGCACTCGCGATGTCGGTTACTATTACTCGTGATGTCGGTTCCTTATAACCGACATTTTTAGGTTTCTCAAAACCTACTGTTCGCACTGATAGGGTTTGAGAAACCTCATTTGTCAGGTTCAAGAACCTGACAACACAAATATATAAACACGAAACGCTACAAACCGGCGCTGGTGAACGTATACACGCCCGATCCAATTTTTAGTACTACGTAACCCGGTTCACTACCAGACGCTGTCAAGCCTGCCGCTGCTAGCGATTTTCCACTTTCCAGAACAGTTTCGGCACTTTGGGCAGGTACATAAATGGTAGCTATTGTATTGGCGGGTACTTCCACGGTTAGCGTTAGATGACCCGATTCTTTTTTCCAACTTGAGCGAACGGTGCCATAATACGTTTGCAGACTCGCATTAGCGGAGGTCAGTTTGCCACCCGGTTGGGGTTTGATGATGCTATGTTTATAACCCGGCCCGGTTTCATCGGTGTCAATGCCCGTAATGGTCCGGTACATCCAGTCGCCGACAGCACCATATGCATAGTGGTTAAAGGAAGTCATGGATGGGCTTTGGAATGTACTGTCGGGCTTCATAGAGTCCCAACGTTCCCATATTGTCGTCGCTCCCATTTTGACTGGATATAACCACGACGGATATGTTTCCTGCAAGAGCAGGTCATAGGCGACATCGGTACGCCCGAAACGGGTTAGCACATGGCATAGAAAAGGCGTTCCCAGGAAGCCCGTCGTAAGGTGATTCTTGTATTTTTTTATATTCCCGACCAGCCGATCAACGGCCTGTGGCCGCAAACTTTCGGGCATCATATCGAACTGTAATGCCAGCACGTAGGCCGTTTGTGTATCCGAAATCAACCGTCCGCTTGGGGTCATGTATGCATTCTGAAAGGCTGCTTTGATCCGACCCAGAAGCTCCGTGTAATGGGCAGCGTCTTCGGTTTTTCCCAATAGCGTTGCCGCTTTTCGCATTAGATCGGTACTGTACGCATAGAAGCACTGCGCCACTAAATGATTGTCGGTAAAGGCCGACTTGGCTTCGGAGGCCGGGCTGCCTTCGGTTGTTACGTAGGATAGCCAGTCGCCAAATTGAAAACCTTCGCTCCAGAGCGCGTTCCTGGCTACGCTTTCCATGTGGCTTTCATAGGCTTTCATGCTGGCATACTGTTGCTCCACAATTCGTTTATCGCCGTAGGCCAGGTACATATTCCAGGGAATGATGATACTCGCATCCGACCAACCGGCTGCCCCTGCGGGGTCTTCTTTAAGAGGACGTTTATTAAGCACATCTGGAATGATAAACGGAACAGCTCCGTTCGGGAACTGATCGGCAGCAACATCTTTGAGCCACTTCGCGAAGAAACTATTAACGCCAAAGTTGAAAGCCGCCGTTCTGGAAAACACTTCGGCATCCCCGGTCCACCCAAGCCGTTCATCGCGTTGCGGACAGTCAGTCGGCACATCCAGAAAATTACCCCGCTGGCCCCATTGAATATTGCTCTGTAGCTGATTGACCAGGGCGTTCGATGTGGTGAACTCACCCGTTTTCGGCATATCAGAGTACAACGTTATCGCGGTAAAATCAGCCGGATTGATCGGCCCCGTTAGCCCATTAATCTGTACGTAGCGAAAGCCGAAAAAGGTAAAATGGGGTTCGAGCGTTTCGGTTCCTCCTTTAAGCAAATAAGTGGCCTGTGCCTTCGCCGTACGCAGGTTTTCGAAGTAGGGATTACCGAATTTATCGAGCATCTCGACATGTGAAAGCACGATTTTATCACCAGCCTTTCCGGTTACCTTGAACTTTACCCAACCAACCAGATTCTGCCCGAAATCCAGCACGGTTTCGCCCTTTGGGGTAGTTAGCACTTTAATTGGCTGGCGGGTCTCATGCTGCCGAATGGGCTCATTGTAATTCGCAACCAGGTTTGTGTACCCAAACGGTTTCGTCGTTACTCCCGACCAATCGGAGTCAGAATAACCGGGGGTGGCCCAGCCTGTTTTCTCGAGCCGGGAATCATAGAGTTCACCATCGTAGATTTCGGCAAAACGAACAGGGCCGGTCGATGATTTCCAACGCTCATCGGTACTAACCGTTTCCGAACTTCCGTCGGTATACGTAATGGCCAATTCCCCTAATAGTGCCAAATTTTTGCCGTATATATTCTTTTGGTGCTCCCAAACCAACCGTCCGCGATACCAGCCACTGGCCAACGAAACCCCAATCGCATTCTGACCTGGGATCAGTAAGCTGGTTACGTCGTAAATCTGGTATTGAAGATGGTTGTTATAACTTGTCCAGCCGGGTGTCAGGTAGGCATCACCGACGCGTTTACCGTTTATCTGGGCTTCATAAAGGCCATGCGCCGTGATAGACAAGGTAGCCGAACGCACTTTTTTAGAAGCGGCAAACACTTTACGTAGTAATGTGCTGGGCCGGTTCACGGTATCTTCAACGAAACCCGGCTCTATCCACTTCGCTTTCCAGTTGGTGGCAGCCAACATACCCGTTTGCCAATAGGCCACAGGACTCCAGGCAGAGGGCTTCTCCGCTGTGTTATCCCAAATACGAACCTGCCAGAAATAGCGCTGTCTGGGTTTTAAAGCTTGGCCTGCATAAGCAATATGTACCGACTGATCCGATGCCACTCGGCCGGATTGCCAGATCGCCCCTTTGGTTACGGAGGCTGCATCGGCACTTACCCGAACTTCATAAGCTGTTTGGCGGACATTCTGTTTGGTGGAATGAAGCTGCCAGCTAAATCGAGGCACGGCTACATCCAGCCCAATGGGATTGGTGCGATTTTCAGTCAACAGATTTTGA
Coding sequences:
- a CDS encoding glycoside hydrolase family 127 protein, with amino-acid sequence MICIKRELTLSLALLISAAIATHAQLLVQRFEPVGFAQVNITDQFWKPKLDKVATATLRACIVQTEEKTGRIRNFEKVARKQNEKLGDIQHEGIYYDDSDVYKAIEAMAYSLKNHPDAAVQQKADEWIDKIAAAQLPDGYLNTYYTLTGLDKRWTDMEKHEDYCAGHLIEAAVAYYNTTGKRKLLDVAIRFANHIDSTFRLKNRPWVSGHQEIELALMRLYHVTHQDRYLKLADWYLDQRGHGFGKGVIWDQWKNPKYCQDDVPVKQQKEITGHAVRAMYQYTGAADVAAATNDPGYLTAMTTVWEDVVYRNMYLTGGIGSSGRNEGFTEDYDLPNESAYCETCASVGMVFWNQRMNLLTGESKYIDVLERSLYNGALDGLSLSGDRFFYGNPLSSSGNYGRSEWFGTACCPSNIARLVASLGDYIYGRSEQGIWVNLFVASNTTVTIGKTSIPLQLDTNYPWQGAVKITVNPAKKVAYALHVRLPGWAENVPAPGKLYQFTDSVKTAINVLLNGKPVAYRQEKGYLVIDRTWQKGDVVEVALPMDVRQVTSRADVKANQNRVALQRGPLVYCVEGADNGGRAWNILVPAKATFATKPHQILDEPVIAIQANLSVVEASPDGLAVQTSPRTITAIPYYAWANRGKSPMQVWLPSRVKEVKITD
- a CDS encoding response regulator transcription factor, whose translation is MKILIIEDEVKTVQSIKQGLEEHQWEVDVAYDGTMGFQLAVRSAYALIISDIILPGMNGLELCRKLREANISTPILMLTALGTTDDKIVGLDAGADDYLIKPFEFRELMARVRALTRRSNGLIPTANLLKIADLELDPDAKKVMRAGKEISLTAKEFQLLEYFLRHQGRVISKVELAEKLWDLTFDTGTNIIEVYINFLRKKIDKDFDPKLLHTQIGMGYVVKLLS
- a CDS encoding cell wall metabolism sensor histidine kinase WalK, which produces MINIRTRLTYQFVFLVTLILLFFSLGVYFFSQLYLEKRFFKRLQDRAITTTTLLFDLKQTDSTVLRLIDASGKEPLLNENISVYNEKTKEVLFSTNPANTSFHEQFIPQLDSTSQTLYLHKNEYQIVAIHLTNGKDSNWVIVSGIDQTGREALDDLKKILMIMILAAILLLGISGWLFADRALAPMSGIIRQVKTFFPANVEKRVEHPNRSDEIGLLVATFNQLLDRIEQALNTQKMFIANVSHELKNPLTKINSQIDVALIQKRNPEVYERTLQSLQEDTRNLTQLTNTLLELANTSIQSNTMLFEPVRMDELLWETKTQLQQWHDDYVIQLTFTDFPDDEEALITHGNRPSLKVLLMNLMDNACKFSPTKTATADFRSTGGNITITVFNEGAQIPTADLPFIFQPFFRSNATALSSKGHGVGLAIVSQIIQLHKGDIAVRSTPQGTTFVLTLSSN
- a CDS encoding endonuclease/exonuclease/phosphatase family protein, coding for METLYKFSGSLSPALQRLGEMLRDGGRWLLDKYRQFPIAYTTLSYLFFTMAFSYYPVDGHWLTGFVMMTLPLAIPCGLAACIYLFYKQQKGIASAGLIWVLFSFVVVKRLLGVSPGDMDICQMESLKVLSFNSETFPLSAANGFDASPLQADIACFQEYSPNAQIEDQYTTKFEKLTCFDKGREIGLALFSKYPIVNQYGRIWNRTLGPDINGFLCADIAYGADTIRVVNVHLWSMGVRTNEAVSALKAGKLGTFCAALSDTFHKLKEGFEHRNEQLKEVESYVVGSRYPVIICGDFNETPISYSYGKLSQNFRNAFEEAGQGLGFTLNRHPYCVRIDQQFVSSDWHIKTCQTLSGISFSDHFPVVAQYVLKKSLSNPPDILTQRRQLGHAMASN
- a CDS encoding SGNH/GDSL hydrolase family protein translates to MKNLVLLIVLIGLTSSVTHKDLTWTAIGDSITYLNEHLDETGNRITKGYMTRVVERLPYIHYTNQGHNGWTSGGIANSIDKLGLTKADIYSVFLGTNDWWAGRPLGRLEDYQRNTGNGTVYGSFRIIVNKLRSLNPQAPIILITPMQRVDFVYLANFKNNAYGSYKAKNGQYLEAFANAIDSIGRFEHLPVVDLYHMSGLQAKKLVKYKRLKDPQSGTYTNYAYPKFIDIPFNPETDEYPYPTGAIDKTYDGLHPSDKGYALISNRLIKVIKQY
- a CDS encoding cation diffusion facilitator family transporter; the encoded protein is MASSKTPLYTALAANLGIAATKFVAASITGSSAMLSEGIHSLVDTLNEVLLLLGISRSQRPPDQKRPFGYGREQYFWSYVVALLIFAVGGGVSFYEGVTHMQHPELIEDPFWNYIVLGIAFVLDGYSLITAWRAFTIQRGSQPFWAAIKDSKDSATFTVLFEDASDVLGLIIAFLGVFLGHIFKNPYLDGLASIFIGLLLVAVAVVLARESKSLLLGEGVDAATSNQLVALTEADPAVLKAIQIATIYLGPEEITLAQGVVFQPDLTTDAINKAIVRIHNSIRQDFPAIKHAYTQPMAMPENQAGLPKTGVDR
- a CDS encoding glycoside hydrolase family 78 protein — protein: MKQLLPFSILLICLSTWTSAQSNVQNLLTENRTNPIGLDVAVPRFSWQLHSTKQNVRQTAYEVRVSADAASVTKGAIWQSGRVASDQSVHIAYAGQALKPRQRYFWQVRIWDNTAEKPSAWSPVAYWQTGMLAATNWKAKWIEPGFVEDTVNRPSTLLRKVFAASKKVRSATLSITAHGLYEAQINGKRVGDAYLTPGWTSYNNHLQYQIYDVTSLLIPGQNAIGVSLASGWYRGRLVWEHQKNIYGKNLALLGELAITYTDGSSETVSTDERWKSSTGPVRFAEIYDGELYDSRLEKTGWATPGYSDSDWSGVTTKPFGYTNLVANYNEPIRQHETRQPIKVLTTPKGETVLDFGQNLVGWVKFKVTGKAGDKIVLSHVEMLDKFGNPYFENLRTAKAQATYLLKGGTETLEPHFTFFGFRYVQINGLTGPINPADFTAITLYSDMPKTGEFTTSNALVNQLQSNIQWGQRGNFLDVPTDCPQRDERLGWTGDAEVFSRTAAFNFGVNSFFAKWLKDVAADQFPNGAVPFIIPDVLNKRPLKEDPAGAAGWSDASIIIPWNMYLAYGDKRIVEQQYASMKAYESHMESVARNALWSEGFQFGDWLSYVTTEGSPASEAKSAFTDNHLVAQCFYAYSTDLMRKAATLLGKTEDAAHYTELLGRIKAAFQNAYMTPSGRLISDTQTAYVLALQFDMMPESLRPQAVDRLVGNIKKYKNHLTTGFLGTPFLCHVLTRFGRTDVAYDLLLQETYPSWLYPVKMGATTIWERWDSMKPDSTFQSPSMTSFNHYAYGAVGDWMYRTITGIDTDETGPGYKHSIIKPQPGGKLTSANASLQTYYGTVRSSWKKESGHLTLTVEVPANTIATIYVPAQSAETVLESGKSLAAAGLTASGSEPGYVVLKIGSGVYTFTSAGL